In Pseudomonas saudiphocaensis, one DNA window encodes the following:
- a CDS encoding DUF4142 domain-containing protein — protein sequence MNSTTKAFLSGTTAILFGMAANLALAADGENFVDEASAKGIAEIETAKLALDKSDSEDVRSFAQKMIDDHTQANQKLAEIAGQQEDLEISDNATLMDKAKAMILQFREGENFDKAYANNQVMAHEQTIKLFREYAQNGENAELKQFAETTLPKLEQHLKHAQELASTHGAKQ from the coding sequence GTGAACAGCACAACCAAAGCATTTCTGTCAGGCACTACCGCAATCTTATTTGGCATGGCTGCAAATCTTGCCCTGGCGGCTGATGGTGAGAACTTCGTTGACGAAGCCTCTGCCAAGGGTATCGCGGAAATCGAAACCGCCAAGCTGGCGCTGGACAAGAGCGACTCTGAAGACGTCCGGTCCTTTGCCCAGAAAATGATCGATGACCACACCCAGGCCAATCAGAAACTGGCCGAAATCGCCGGCCAGCAAGAGGATCTGGAGATATCCGACAATGCCACGCTGATGGACAAGGCAAAAGCCATGATCCTCCAGTTCCGTGAAGGTGAGAATTTTGACAAGGCCTATGCAAACAACCAGGTCATGGCTCACGAGCAGACTATCAAGCTGTTTCGCGAATACGCCCAGAACGGCGAAAACGCCGAGCTGAAGCAGTTTGCCGAAACGACGCTGCCCAAGCTTGAACAGCATCTCAAGCACGCCCAGGAACTAGCCTCGACGCACGGCGCCAAACAGTAA
- a CDS encoding HDOD domain-containing protein: MSTLADKVQRELTKAIEDDQLVLPTLPEVALRVREAAEDPDVSIPTLARVIGNDTALTARIIKVVNSPLLRTNREINDLQTAISRLGINYTSNLATGLAMEQMFQATTDAVDRKMREVWNKSTEIAAISHVVCRNFTRLPADQATLAGLVHQIGVLPILTYAEEHGALLGDSISLNHVIDRIHPIIGEKILRTWEFPEPIAAVPGQYLNFSRAADKADYVDIVQVATLQSHIGSTHPYTQLDWNQIPAFARLGLDPSTLLEEDEDLSAAMDAAMSMLQ, encoded by the coding sequence ATGAGCACCCTTGCCGATAAAGTCCAGCGGGAACTGACCAAGGCCATTGAAGATGATCAATTGGTACTGCCGACCCTTCCGGAAGTGGCCCTGCGCGTGCGCGAAGCGGCGGAGGATCCCGACGTCAGCATCCCCACTCTGGCGAGAGTGATCGGCAACGATACCGCGCTAACCGCACGCATCATCAAGGTGGTCAACAGCCCCCTGCTACGCACCAATCGGGAAATCAACGACCTGCAAACGGCGATCAGCCGCCTGGGAATCAACTACACGTCCAACCTGGCTACCGGGCTGGCCATGGAGCAGATGTTCCAGGCGACCACCGACGCGGTTGACCGCAAGATGCGCGAAGTCTGGAACAAGAGCACCGAAATCGCGGCGATCAGCCATGTTGTATGCCGCAACTTCACCCGCCTGCCGGCCGACCAGGCGACCCTTGCTGGTCTGGTCCACCAGATCGGCGTCCTGCCGATTCTCACCTACGCGGAGGAGCACGGCGCACTGCTCGGCGACTCCATCAGCCTCAATCATGTGATCGACCGGATTCATCCGATCATTGGCGAGAAGATCCTGCGTACCTGGGAATTCCCCGAGCCGATCGCTGCCGTACCGGGCCAATACCTGAACTTCTCGCGGGCCGCCGACAAGGCCGACTACGTCGATATAGTCCAGGTCGCCACCTTGCAGAGCCATATCGGCAGCACCCATCCCTATACCCAGCTCGACTGGAATCAGATCCCGGCGTTCGCCCGACTGGGGCTCGATCCAAGCACCCTGCTGGAGGAAGACGAGGATCTGTCAGCGGCGATGGATGCTGCCATGAGCATGCTGCAGTAG
- a CDS encoding YgfZ/GcvT domain-containing protein: MTDTAYFCALSHEGILAVRGPDAGKFLQGQLTCNLNYLDGQRSSLGARCTPKGRMQSSFRIVPQGDDYLLAMARELVEPQRADLARFAVFSKSKLHDESAEWVRFGLCGGDGALVSLGLDLSQTADQVATAHNLIAIRLPDGRAELWVPAAEAETIQQRLAAQLAEASLEHWQLAQIRAGIGQVFGETRELFIPQMINLQALGGVSFKKGCYTGQEIVARMQYLGKLKRRLHRLAIENTDSPVPGRGMELFSPVHNSSVGEVVLAARADGVLELLAVLLEDAAADGRIFLGSIDGEPLTLLDLPYTLNPDQEIQR; encoded by the coding sequence ATGACCGACACTGCTTATTTCTGTGCCCTGTCGCACGAGGGCATTCTGGCCGTACGTGGTCCGGATGCCGGCAAGTTTCTGCAGGGACAACTGACCTGCAATCTCAACTACCTCGACGGCCAACGCTCGAGCCTGGGCGCGCGCTGTACGCCAAAAGGCCGCATGCAGTCGAGCTTTCGCATTGTTCCGCAAGGTGATGACTACCTGCTGGCGATGGCCAGGGAGCTGGTGGAGCCGCAACGTGCCGACCTCGCCCGTTTCGCGGTGTTTTCCAAATCCAAACTGCATGACGAAAGCGCGGAGTGGGTGCGTTTCGGTCTGTGCGGAGGCGACGGCGCTCTGGTCAGTCTGGGCCTTGATCTGTCGCAGACGGCAGACCAGGTAGCAACCGCCCACAACCTGATTGCCATCCGCCTACCCGACGGTCGCGCCGAGCTTTGGGTGCCTGCAGCAGAAGCTGAAACCATCCAGCAACGACTCGCCGCGCAACTGGCCGAAGCCTCGCTAGAGCACTGGCAGCTTGCACAGATCCGCGCCGGGATCGGTCAGGTGTTCGGCGAAACCCGCGAGCTGTTCATACCCCAGATGATCAACCTGCAAGCCCTGGGTGGCGTCAGCTTCAAGAAGGGCTGCTATACCGGGCAGGAAATCGTCGCGCGTATGCAGTACCTGGGCAAACTCAAGCGCCGTCTGCATCGCCTGGCCATCGAAAATACAGACTCACCAGTACCCGGCAGGGGAATGGAGCTCTTCTCACCGGTTCACAACTCCAGCGTCGGCGAGGTCGTTTTGGCGGCTCGCGCTGATGGAGTTTTGGAGCTTCTCGCCGTACTGCTGGAAGACGCCGCCGCCGATGGCCGCATCTTCCTCGGCTCTATCGATGGCGAGCCTCTGACCCTTCTCGACCTGCCGTACACACTGAATCCAGACCAGGAAATCCAGCGCTGA
- a CDS encoding succinate dehydrogenase assembly factor 2, whose protein sequence is MVEQSELNRLFWQSRRGMLELDVLLVPFTQEIYPQLDEENQRRYRKLLNCEDQDMFGWFMERNEPEDEELRLIVRMILDRVQPK, encoded by the coding sequence ATGGTCGAACAATCCGAACTTAACCGTCTTTTCTGGCAGAGCCGTCGTGGCATGCTCGAGCTGGACGTCCTGCTGGTGCCTTTCACTCAGGAAATCTATCCACAGCTGGATGAAGAAAATCAGCGACGCTATCGCAAGCTGCTTAATTGCGAAGATCAGGACATGTTCGGTTGGTTTATGGAGCGTAACGAGCCTGAAGATGAGGAGCTGCGCCTTATCGTTCGTATGATCCTCGATCGTGTCCAGCCCAAATAA
- a CDS encoding protein YgfX — protein MSSPNNQQFECHWQASRLLLALYLAVLMLVVFTLLAVPVPQWLQALGLLLCLLHALWVIPSRILLSGDWSWRGLRRDHLGWSLWNRRSGWVPVQLRPDSLALPVMVVLRFKVPGQWFARGVCIARDAMPPEQHRRLRVRLKFSRRRWAAPE, from the coding sequence GTGTCCAGCCCAAATAACCAGCAGTTCGAGTGCCACTGGCAGGCATCGCGCCTGTTGTTGGCACTTTATCTCGCGGTCCTGATGCTGGTGGTCTTCACGCTGCTGGCAGTCCCGGTTCCGCAGTGGCTGCAGGCGCTAGGCCTGCTGTTGTGTCTGTTGCATGCGCTCTGGGTGATCCCGTCGCGCATTCTGCTATCGGGCGACTGGTCCTGGCGGGGGCTGCGCCGGGATCATCTGGGATGGTCTCTGTGGAATCGGCGTAGCGGCTGGGTGCCTGTGCAGTTGCGCCCCGACAGCCTGGCGCTGCCGGTTATGGTCGTCTTGCGTTTCAAGGTGCCTGGGCAATGGTTCGCGCGCGGTGTTTGCATTGCGCGGGACGCGATGCCGCCAGAGCAGCATCGGCGCCTGCGGGTGCGGCTGAAATTCAGTCGTCGAAGGTGGGCGGCACCAGAATAG
- the nadB gene encoding L-aspartate oxidase, whose amino-acid sequence MSQHPQYDVLVIGSGAAGLTLALNLPTTLRVAILSKGDLANGSTYWAQGGVAAVLDTTDTVESHVADTLVAGAGLCSEDAVRFTVEHSREAIQWLIEQGVPFTRDEADPEAGSFEYHLTREGGHSHRRIIHAADATGAAIFNTLLARAQDRTNIDLLQQRVAVDLITEHKLGLSGRRCLGAYVLNRASGEVETFQAKFVVLATGGAAKVYLYTSNPDGACGDGIAMAWRAGCRVGNLEFNQFHPTCLYHPQAKSFLITEALRGEGAVLKLPNGERFMPRFDERAELAPRDIVARAIDHEMKRLGIDCVYLDISHKPAAFIREHFPTVYERCLEFGIDITREPIPVVPAAHYTCGGIVVDQSGRTDIPGLYAIGETSFTGLHGANRMASNSLLECFVYARSAAQDMLAELPDVEQAHALPDWDASQVTDSDEDVIIAHNWDELRRFMWDYVGIVRTSKRLMRAQHRVRMLLGEIDEFYSNYKVSRDLIELRNLALVADLMIRSAMQRKESRGLHYTLDYPDMLTEAVDTILVPPTFDD is encoded by the coding sequence ATGAGCCAGCATCCTCAATACGACGTTCTAGTCATCGGCAGCGGCGCCGCCGGCCTTACGCTGGCTCTGAACCTGCCAACCACGCTACGTGTCGCCATACTGAGCAAAGGCGATCTGGCCAACGGCTCGACCTACTGGGCCCAGGGCGGTGTTGCAGCCGTGCTGGACACTACCGACACCGTGGAATCCCATGTCGCCGATACCCTTGTCGCTGGCGCCGGACTCTGCAGCGAGGACGCCGTCCGCTTTACCGTCGAGCACAGCCGCGAAGCCATCCAGTGGCTCATTGAGCAGGGCGTGCCCTTCACCCGTGATGAGGCCGATCCCGAAGCGGGCAGCTTCGAGTATCACCTGACGCGTGAGGGCGGCCACAGCCATCGGCGCATCATCCATGCGGCCGACGCTACCGGTGCGGCGATTTTCAATACCCTGCTCGCCCGCGCCCAGGACAGAACCAATATCGACCTGTTGCAGCAGCGCGTGGCGGTCGATCTGATCACTGAACACAAGCTGGGACTGAGCGGCAGGCGCTGCCTGGGTGCCTACGTACTGAATCGCGCCTCCGGCGAAGTTGAAACCTTCCAAGCCAAGTTCGTGGTACTGGCGACCGGCGGTGCAGCCAAGGTCTACCTGTATACCAGCAACCCTGACGGCGCCTGCGGAGACGGCATCGCCATGGCCTGGCGCGCCGGCTGCCGGGTGGGCAATCTGGAGTTCAACCAGTTCCACCCAACCTGCCTTTACCATCCCCAAGCCAAGAGCTTCCTGATCACCGAAGCACTGCGCGGCGAAGGCGCCGTGCTCAAGCTACCCAACGGCGAACGCTTTATGCCGCGCTTCGATGAGCGCGCCGAACTGGCGCCTCGAGACATCGTCGCACGCGCCATCGACCATGAAATGAAACGCCTGGGTATCGACTGCGTTTACCTGGACATCAGCCATAAGCCGGCGGCGTTCATTCGGGAGCACTTCCCTACTGTCTACGAACGCTGCCTGGAGTTCGGCATCGACATCACGCGCGAGCCCATCCCCGTCGTACCCGCCGCGCACTACACCTGCGGCGGCATCGTCGTCGACCAGTCCGGCAGGACCGACATTCCCGGTCTCTATGCCATCGGTGAAACCAGCTTTACCGGCCTGCACGGAGCCAACCGCATGGCCAGCAACTCACTTCTGGAGTGTTTCGTCTATGCTCGCTCCGCCGCACAGGACATGCTCGCCGAACTACCAGACGTCGAGCAGGCGCACGCGCTGCCAGACTGGGACGCAAGCCAGGTGACCGATTCGGATGAAGACGTGATCATCGCGCACAACTGGGACGAACTACGACGCTTCATGTGGGACTACGTCGGGATTGTTCGCACCAGTAAGCGCTTGATGCGTGCGCAGCACCGGGTGCGCATGCTGCTGGGCGAGATCGACGAGTTCTACTCCAACTACAAGGTCAGCCGCGATCTGATCGAACTGCGCAACCTGGCCCTGGTGGCCGACCTGATGATCCGCTCCGCGATGCAGCGCAAGGAAAGTCGCGGCCTGCATTACACCCTGGACTACCCCGACATGCTGACCGAAGCCGTCGACACTATTCTGGTGCCGCCCACCTTCGACGACTGA
- the rpoE gene encoding RNA polymerase sigma factor RpoE, giving the protein MLTQEQDQQLVERVQRGDKRAFDLLVLKYQHKILGLIVRFVHDSHEAQDVAQEAFIKAYRALANFRGDSAFYTWLYRIAINTAKNHLVARGRRPPDSDVSSEDAEFYDGDHALKDIESPERALLRDEIEDTVHRTIQQLPEDLRTALTLREFDGLSYEDIANVMQCPVGTVRSRIFRAREAIDKSLQPLLHES; this is encoded by the coding sequence ATGCTAACCCAGGAGCAGGACCAGCAACTGGTCGAACGAGTACAGCGAGGCGACAAGCGGGCTTTCGATCTGCTGGTGTTGAAATACCAGCACAAGATTCTTGGGTTGATCGTGCGATTCGTACATGACTCCCATGAGGCGCAGGATGTCGCGCAGGAAGCTTTCATCAAGGCCTATCGGGCGCTGGCGAATTTTCGCGGCGACAGTGCCTTTTATACCTGGCTGTATCGCATTGCAATCAACACGGCGAAGAATCATTTGGTGGCTCGAGGGAGACGGCCGCCAGACAGTGATGTCAGTTCCGAAGATGCCGAGTTCTATGATGGCGATCACGCCCTAAAGGATATCGAGTCACCGGAGCGAGCTCTTCTCAGGGATGAAATTGAAGACACGGTCCACCGCACCATCCAACAATTACCAGAAGATTTGCGCACCGCTCTAACACTGCGCGAATTTGATGGTCTCAGTTATGAAGACATTGCAAACGTTATGCAATGTCCGGTGGGTACAGTCCGCTCTCGGATATTCCGGGCGCGGGAAGCTATAGATAAATCGTTGCAACCCTTGTTGCATGAGTCCTGA
- a CDS encoding sigma-E factor negative regulatory protein, translating into MSREALHESLSAVMDNEADELELRRVLAAGGESETRATWSRYQLARAAMHRELIEPRLDIASAVSAALADEPALNVSPAAAKPQRKSAWRNLGRIAVAASVTVAVLAGVRLYNQSEVAGPQMAQQAPQPSIAVPQATQGPAVLAGYNGSDNAGSVGAETASVQASAEGWHEQRLPAYVRQHAQQAAFGSESESALPYARAASMEDR; encoded by the coding sequence ATGAGTCGTGAAGCCCTGCATGAATCGCTGTCCGCAGTGATGGATAACGAAGCGGACGAGTTAGAATTACGTCGAGTGCTCGCAGCAGGCGGCGAAAGTGAGACACGTGCGACATGGTCGCGTTACCAGCTTGCGCGGGCTGCTATGCACCGCGAGTTGATCGAGCCTCGCCTGGATATTGCCTCGGCGGTATCTGCCGCGCTGGCTGATGAACCAGCCTTGAATGTCAGTCCTGCCGCTGCCAAGCCGCAGCGTAAGTCTGCCTGGCGAAACTTGGGTCGCATCGCGGTCGCTGCCTCGGTAACGGTGGCCGTGCTGGCTGGTGTTCGCCTGTATAATCAGAGCGAGGTTGCTGGGCCGCAGATGGCACAGCAGGCACCGCAGCCAAGCATCGCCGTACCGCAAGCCACTCAAGGCCCGGCAGTACTGGCAGGCTACAATGGCAGCGACAATGCTGGTTCCGTGGGTGCCGAAACGGCCTCCGTCCAGGCTTCAGCTGAAGGTTGGCATGAGCAGCGACTGCCGGCGTATGTGCGCCAGCATGCGCAACAGGCTGCCTTTGGTAGCGAGTCTGAGAGTGCGTTGCCCTATGCGCGCGCCGCCAGCATGGAAGATCGTTAA
- a CDS encoding MucB/RseB C-terminal domain-containing protein → MRVIPLYVVLGGWLSMPAFAADAGAWLQRLATAEEGQSYHGTFMYERNGSFSSHAVWQLAENNQVHERLLQLDGPAAEVLLVDGRVQCASEQLASQVRDMKPWQQAQLDPQVLGQWYDFQLLGESRVAGRPTMALGVRPKDQHRYGYELHLDRETALPLKSLLLNESGQLLERFQFIQFSPDAVQPADIEVGAACQPVSLAAEEAGDTAPQWRSDWLPDGFQLLDSSVRPSPASDERVAWLIYGDGLAHFSVFLEPLRGAVVEDARSQMGPTVAVSKRLTTADGDVMVTVVGEVPLGTAERVALSMRAGADQALR, encoded by the coding sequence ATGCGTGTAATACCGCTTTATGTGGTGCTCGGGGGCTGGCTATCGATGCCGGCCTTTGCTGCTGATGCTGGTGCCTGGTTGCAGCGACTTGCAACCGCTGAGGAAGGACAGAGCTACCACGGCACCTTCATGTACGAGCGCAACGGCAGCTTCTCCAGCCATGCCGTCTGGCAACTGGCTGAAAATAACCAAGTTCATGAACGCCTACTACAGCTGGACGGGCCTGCGGCAGAAGTTCTGTTGGTGGATGGTCGAGTGCAGTGCGCCAGCGAGCAGCTGGCCTCCCAAGTCAGGGATATGAAACCTTGGCAGCAGGCGCAGCTCGATCCACAGGTGCTCGGTCAGTGGTATGACTTTCAGCTGCTTGGCGAGTCGCGGGTAGCAGGACGGCCGACTATGGCTCTTGGTGTTCGGCCCAAGGACCAGCACCGCTACGGATACGAACTACATCTTGACCGTGAGACGGCGCTGCCGCTCAAGTCGTTGCTGCTCAATGAAAGCGGACAGTTGCTCGAACGCTTCCAGTTCATCCAGTTTTCACCTGATGCTGTCCAGCCTGCAGATATCGAGGTAGGTGCAGCCTGCCAGCCCGTTTCGCTGGCCGCCGAAGAGGCCGGTGATACGGCGCCGCAGTGGCGTTCCGATTGGCTACCTGATGGCTTTCAACTGCTTGACTCCAGTGTGCGACCCAGCCCCGCTTCGGATGAGCGCGTGGCGTGGTTGATCTACGGTGACGGATTGGCGCACTTCTCCGTATTTCTCGAGCCCTTGCGCGGCGCGGTTGTCGAGGACGCACGCAGCCAGATGGGGCCTACGGTTGCAGTTTCCAAGCGCCTCACCACCGCCGACGGTGACGTGATGGTTACAGTTGTCGGCGAAGTTCCGCTTGGCACTGCCGAGCGTGTTGCCTTGTCGATGCGCGCCGGTGCGGACCAGGCACTACGATGA
- a CDS encoding SoxR reducing system RseC family protein, whose amino-acid sequence MIEEPGRVVAVEPGAVWVETQRKSTCSGCSVRNGCGQGLMDQLGVRERRGLIRAVADGRLQVGDSVVIGIREDALLRGAALVYLFPLIVLFAAALLASWLSAPEPYVILAGLGGFLSSWLVVRARGRRAAGDCALRPVVLRVMLGVAGADGAVGSFSPRGNDLEGSTH is encoded by the coding sequence ATGATCGAAGAACCGGGACGGGTTGTTGCAGTAGAACCTGGCGCGGTCTGGGTTGAGACGCAGCGCAAAAGCACCTGTTCCGGTTGCTCGGTCCGAAACGGCTGTGGCCAGGGGCTGATGGATCAACTGGGCGTTCGTGAGCGGCGCGGCTTGATAAGAGCCGTTGCCGATGGCCGCCTGCAGGTGGGTGATTCGGTCGTCATTGGTATTCGCGAAGATGCATTGCTGCGTGGTGCAGCGCTAGTTTATCTTTTCCCGCTCATCGTACTGTTTGCAGCTGCGCTGCTGGCCTCCTGGCTGTCGGCGCCTGAACCGTATGTGATATTGGCCGGGCTCGGCGGTTTCCTGTCCTCGTGGTTGGTTGTGCGCGCGCGCGGCCGGCGTGCGGCAGGGGATTGTGCACTGCGGCCGGTTGTACTGCGCGTCATGCTGGGTGTGGCTGGTGCTGATGGCGCAGTCGGTTCGTTTTCGCCAAGAGGGAATGATCTTGAAGGTTCAACGCACTAG
- a CDS encoding DegQ family serine endoprotease, with amino-acid sequence MKVQRTSFFAFVAALLVLGHAALAQAQLPDFRPLVESASPAVVNISTKQKVQTRGAHPQLPDLEGLPPIFREFFEHSIPGFPGGGQQREAQSLGSGFIISADGYVLTNNHVVADADEIIVRLPDRSELEATLVGADPRTDVALLKIQGSDLPTVKLGQSSTLKAGEWVLAIGSPFGFDHTVTAGIVSATGRNLPNESYVPFIQTDVAINPGNSGGPLFNLQGEVIGINSQIFTRSGGFMGLSFAIPIDVAMDISEQLRTEGKVSRGWLGVVIQEVNRDLAESFGLERPTGALVAQVMDGGPAAKGGLRVGDVILSVNGNAIDMSADLPHLIGTIKPDTKAQLGIVREGNRETLTVTIGALPEEGEEVATAGSRTEKSSNRLGVKVSELSEEQKRSLDLSGGVVISEVLNGPAAMIGLRPGDVITHLNNQAIDSAATFARVADQLPKNRSVSMRVLRQGRASFITFKLAE; translated from the coding sequence TTGAAGGTTCAACGCACTAGCTTCTTCGCGTTTGTCGCTGCACTACTTGTTCTTGGACACGCAGCGCTCGCTCAGGCTCAGCTACCTGATTTCAGGCCTCTGGTTGAAAGTGCTTCGCCGGCAGTCGTCAACATCAGCACCAAGCAGAAAGTGCAGACTCGTGGCGCTCATCCTCAGCTGCCCGATCTGGAAGGCCTGCCGCCTATCTTTCGCGAATTCTTCGAGCACAGTATCCCTGGCTTTCCCGGAGGGGGGCAGCAGCGCGAGGCGCAGTCTCTGGGCTCGGGCTTCATCATTTCCGCCGATGGCTATGTACTGACCAATAATCACGTGGTGGCGGATGCAGACGAGATCATCGTGCGTCTGCCGGACCGCAGCGAGCTGGAAGCGACGCTGGTTGGCGCCGATCCGCGCACTGATGTGGCGCTGCTGAAGATTCAGGGCAGCGATTTGCCCACAGTCAAACTTGGCCAATCCAGCACGCTCAAGGCGGGTGAGTGGGTGCTAGCCATCGGCTCGCCGTTCGGCTTTGACCATACGGTAACGGCGGGCATAGTCAGCGCCACCGGGCGCAACCTGCCCAATGAGAGCTATGTGCCCTTCATTCAGACTGATGTTGCGATCAACCCGGGCAACTCGGGCGGGCCGTTGTTCAACCTGCAGGGCGAGGTCATTGGCATCAACTCGCAGATATTTACCCGCTCTGGCGGCTTTATGGGGTTGTCGTTCGCCATCCCGATTGATGTCGCGATGGATATCTCCGAGCAATTGCGCACCGAGGGCAAAGTCAGCAGAGGCTGGCTGGGTGTTGTCATTCAGGAGGTGAACCGCGATCTGGCCGAGTCCTTCGGGCTTGAGCGTCCGACCGGTGCACTGGTTGCGCAGGTCATGGACGGCGGCCCGGCAGCGAAGGGAGGTTTGCGAGTGGGTGACGTGATCCTCAGTGTCAATGGCAATGCCATCGACATGTCTGCCGACCTGCCGCATTTGATCGGTACCATCAAACCGGATACCAAGGCGCAGCTGGGCATCGTGCGCGAAGGCAATCGCGAAACGCTGACGGTAACCATTGGCGCCTTGCCCGAAGAAGGCGAGGAAGTCGCGACAGCGGGCAGTCGCACGGAAAAAAGCAGTAACCGCCTGGGCGTCAAGGTTTCAGAACTCAGTGAAGAGCAGAAGCGCAGCCTCGACCTTTCAGGCGGCGTGGTCATCTCAGAGGTGCTCAATGGGCCGGCCGCGATGATCGGCCTGCGTCCTGGTGATGTGATAACGCATCTGAACAACCAGGCCATTGACTCCGCTGCGACCTTCGCTCGCGTGGCCGACCAGTTGCCGAAAAATCGCTCGGTCTCCATGCGCGTCTTGCGACAGGGTCGCGCCAGCTTCATTACCTTCAAGCTTGCCGAGTAG
- the lepA gene encoding translation elongation factor 4, protein MSDLSHIRNFSIIAHIDHGKSTLADRFIQMCGGLTEREMASQVLDSMDLERERGITIKAHSVTLHYTARDGKTYQLNFIDTPGHVDFTYEVSRSLAACEGALLVVDAGQGVEAQSVANCYTAIEQGLEVMPVLNKMDLPQADPEKVKAEIEHIIGIDATDAVACSAKSGMGVDDVLERLVATIPPPTGEIDAPLQALIIDSWFDNYLGVVSLVRVRHGRIKKGDKVLVKSTGKTHQVDSVGVFNPKHTSTADLKAGEVGFIIAGIKDIHGAPVGDTLTLAATPDVEMLPGFQRVKPQVYAGLFPVSSDDFEDFRDALQKLTLNDAALQYEPESSDALGFGFRIGFLGMLHMEIIQERLEREYNLDLITTAPTVVYELALKNGETLYVDSPSKLPDLSAIEDMREPIVRANILVPQEHLGSVITLCIEKRGVQRDLQFLGSQVQVRYDLPMSEVVLDFFDRLKSVSRGYASLDYSFECFQSANLTRLDILINGDKVDALALIVHRDNAHYKGRILVEKMKELIPRQMFDVAIQAALGGQIVARSTVKALRKNVLAKCYGGDVSRKRKLLEKQKAGKKRMKQVGNVEIPQEAFLAVLKVDS, encoded by the coding sequence GTGAGTGACCTGAGTCATATCCGCAATTTTTCCATCATCGCGCACATTGATCATGGCAAGTCGACCCTGGCCGACCGCTTTATCCAGATGTGTGGTGGCCTGACAGAGCGTGAAATGGCTTCTCAGGTCCTCGACTCCATGGACCTTGAGCGCGAGCGCGGCATCACCATCAAAGCCCACAGCGTGACCCTTCATTACACGGCACGCGACGGTAAGACTTATCAGCTCAATTTCATCGATACCCCCGGCCACGTGGATTTCACCTACGAGGTAAGCCGTTCGCTGGCCGCCTGTGAAGGCGCGCTCTTGGTGGTGGATGCCGGACAGGGTGTCGAGGCGCAGTCGGTTGCCAACTGCTACACAGCCATCGAGCAGGGCCTTGAAGTCATGCCGGTGCTGAACAAGATGGACCTGCCCCAGGCCGACCCGGAAAAGGTCAAGGCCGAAATCGAACACATCATCGGGATCGATGCCACCGATGCCGTAGCCTGCAGCGCCAAGAGCGGCATGGGCGTAGACGATGTTCTGGAGCGCCTGGTAGCCACGATTCCGCCGCCCACTGGCGAGATCGATGCGCCGTTGCAGGCGCTGATCATCGACTCTTGGTTCGACAACTATCTGGGCGTCGTCTCGCTGGTACGGGTCCGCCACGGGCGGATCAAGAAAGGCGACAAGGTGCTGGTGAAATCCACTGGCAAGACGCACCAGGTCGACAGCGTAGGCGTGTTCAACCCCAAGCACACCAGTACCGCCGACCTCAAGGCCGGCGAGGTGGGCTTCATCATCGCCGGCATCAAGGACATTCACGGGGCGCCGGTAGGCGACACCCTGACCCTGGCCGCTACTCCAGATGTCGAAATGCTGCCGGGCTTCCAGCGGGTCAAGCCACAGGTCTATGCCGGCCTGTTCCCGGTCAGCTCGGATGACTTCGAAGATTTCCGCGATGCACTGCAGAAGCTGACCCTCAACGATGCTGCGCTGCAGTACGAGCCGGAAAGCTCCGATGCCCTTGGCTTCGGCTTCCGCATCGGCTTCCTCGGCATGCTGCATATGGAGATCATCCAGGAGCGTCTTGAGCGCGAATACAACCTGGACCTGATCACTACCGCCCCGACCGTGGTCTATGAGCTGGCGCTGAAGAACGGCGAAACGCTCTACGTCGACAGCCCATCGAAGCTGCCGGACCTGTCCGCCATCGAAGACATGCGCGAGCCCATCGTGCGGGCCAATATTCTGGTGCCGCAGGAGCATCTGGGTAGCGTCATCACGCTGTGTATCGAAAAGCGAGGCGTGCAGCGCGATCTGCAGTTCCTCGGTTCCCAGGTACAGGTTCGTTACGACCTGCCAATGAGTGAAGTGGTGCTGGATTTCTTCGACCGCCTGAAGTCGGTCAGCCGTGGCTACGCTTCGCTGGATTACAGCTTCGAGTGCTTCCAGTCGGCCAACCTGACCCGTTTGGACATCTTGATCAATGGCGACAAGGTCGATGCGCTGGCGTTGATCGTGCACCGCGACAATGCTCACTATAAGGGCCGGATTCTGGTCGAGAAGATGAAGGAGCTCATCCCTCGGCAGATGTTCGACGTCGCGATTCAGGCCGCCCTTGGTGGTCAGATCGTTGCCCGGAGCACCGTCAAGGCATTGCGCAAGAACGTTCTGGCCAAGTGTTATGGCGGCGACGTGAGCCGCAAGCGCAAATTGCTGGAAAAGCAGAAGGCCGGCAAGAAGCGCATGAAGCAGGTGGGCAACGTGGAAATCCCGCAGGAAGCGTTCCTTGCAGTGCTCAAGGTAGATAGTTGA